Proteins encoded together in one Bacteroides ovatus window:
- a CDS encoding peptide chain release factor 3 has protein sequence MADNTEILRRRTFAIIAHPDAGKTSLTEKLLLFGGQIQVAGAVKSNKIKKTATSDWMEIEKQRGISVTTSVMEFDYRDYKINILDTPGHQDFAEDTYRTLTAVDSVIIVVDGAKGVETQTRKLMEVCRMRKTPVIIFVNKMDREGKDPFDLLDELEEELMIQVRPLSWPIEQGARFKGVYNIYEQKLDLYQPSKQMVTEKVAVDIHTEELDQQIGKPLADKLRGDLELIEGVYPEFDSESYLAGDCAPVFFGSALNNFGVQELLNCFVEIAPSPRPVQAEEREVNPDEPKFTGFIFKITANIDPNHRSCVAFCKICSGKFVRNAPYVHVRHGKTMRFSSPTQFMAQRKTTIDEAYAGDIIGLPDNGTFKIGDTLTEGEMLHFRGLPSFSPEMFKYIENADPMKQKQLAKGIDQLMDEGVAQLFVNQFNGRKIIGTVGQLQFEVIQYRLLNEYNASCRWEPVSLYKACWVESDDPTELEAFKKRKYQYMAKDREGRDVFLADSGYVLQMAQMDFKHIKFHFTSEF, from the coding sequence ATGGCAGATAATACAGAAATTTTGAGACGGCGAACGTTCGCCATTATTGCGCATCCGGATGCCGGTAAGACATCATTGACGGAAAAGCTATTGCTTTTCGGTGGTCAGATACAGGTAGCAGGTGCTGTAAAGAGTAATAAGATAAAAAAGACGGCTACGTCCGACTGGATGGAAATCGAGAAACAACGTGGTATTTCGGTAACGACTTCCGTGATGGAGTTCGACTATCGGGATTATAAAATCAACATTCTCGATACTCCGGGTCACCAGGACTTTGCTGAAGATACATACCGCACACTGACTGCTGTAGACAGTGTTATCATCGTTGTAGACGGTGCGAAGGGGGTGGAAACGCAGACGCGTAAACTGATGGAGGTATGCCGCATGAGAAAGACTCCGGTAATAATCTTCGTCAACAAAATGGACCGTGAAGGAAAAGATCCGTTCGACTTGCTCGATGAACTCGAAGAAGAACTGATGATTCAGGTTCGTCCCTTGTCCTGGCCGATAGAGCAGGGAGCACGTTTCAAAGGAGTATACAACATCTACGAACAGAAACTGGACTTGTACCAGCCATCCAAACAGATGGTAACGGAAAAAGTGGCAGTCGATATTCATACGGAAGAACTGGATCAGCAGATTGGCAAGCCATTGGCAGACAAGCTGCGTGGTGATCTGGAACTGATCGAAGGTGTTTATCCCGAATTTGATTCGGAATCCTATCTCGCAGGAGACTGTGCACCTGTATTCTTCGGATCAGCGTTGAACAACTTCGGTGTGCAAGAGCTGCTGAACTGTTTCGTGGAGATAGCTCCCAGTCCTCGTCCCGTACAGGCAGAAGAGCGTGAAGTGAATCCCGACGAACCGAAATTCACCGGATTCATCTTTAAGATCACAGCCAATATTGATCCCAATCACCGTTCTTGTGTGGCATTCTGTAAGATTTGCTCCGGCAAGTTTGTCCGCAATGCTCCCTATGTGCACGTTCGTCATGGAAAGACCATGCGTTTTTCATCGCCCACCCAATTTATGGCACAGCGTAAAACAACGATTGACGAAGCCTATGCAGGAGATATTATCGGTCTGCCGGATAATGGTACCTTTAAGATTGGCGATACGCTGACAGAAGGTGAAATGCTTCATTTCCGCGGATTGCCGAGCTTCTCGCCGGAGATGTTCAAGTATATTGAAAATGCCGATCCGATGAAGCAGAAACAGTTGGCGAAAGGTATCGATCAGTTGATGGATGAAGGTGTGGCACAGTTGTTTGTCAATCAGTTCAATGGCCGTAAGATTATCGGTACGGTGGGACAGTTGCAGTTTGAGGTCATTCAGTACCGTTTGTTGAATGAATACAATGCGTCCTGTCGCTGGGAACCGGTAAGTCTTTATAAAGCCTGTTGGGTAGAAAGCGATGATCCCACAGAACTGGAAGCCTTCAAGAAACGTAAATACCAGTATATGGCAAAGGATAGAGAAGGGCGCGATGTGTTCCTGGCAGACTCCGGTTATGTACTTCAGATGGCGCAGATGGACTTTAAACACATCAAATTCCACTTTACAAGTGAGTTTTAA
- the rfbD gene encoding dTDP-4-dehydrorhamnose reductase: MRILVTGANGQLGNEMQVLAKENPQHTYYFTDVEELNICDKQAVWAYIAEKRIELVVNCAAYTAVDKAEDNSELAYQLNCEAPKQLASAAQFNGAAMIQVSTDYVFDGTAHTPYTEDCDPCPDSVYGTTKLEGEYDVMNYCEKAVVIRTAWLYSTFGNNFVKTMIRLGKERDSLGVVFDQIGTPTYANDLARAIYTIINKGIVRGIYHFSNEGVCSWYDFTVAIHRLAGITSCKVKPLHTAEYPAKANRPAYSVLDKTKIKTTFGIEIPHWEESLQRCLEKLEIKN; the protein is encoded by the coding sequence ATGAGAATTTTGGTAACGGGTGCCAACGGTCAGCTTGGCAATGAGATGCAGGTGCTTGCAAAAGAGAACCCGCAACATACGTATTATTTCACGGATGTAGAGGAGCTTAACATCTGTGACAAGCAAGCCGTTTGGGCTTATATCGCAGAGAAGCGGATTGAGCTTGTCGTGAACTGTGCCGCATATACGGCCGTAGATAAAGCGGAAGATAATTCGGAACTAGCCTATCAATTGAATTGCGAAGCACCGAAACAATTGGCAAGTGCGGCACAATTCAACGGAGCCGCCATGATACAGGTATCTACCGATTATGTCTTTGACGGTACTGCACACACTCCGTATACGGAGGATTGCGACCCTTGTCCGGACTCCGTATACGGCACCACCAAACTGGAAGGAGAATATGACGTGATGAATTATTGCGAGAAAGCAGTCGTAATCCGTACTGCATGGCTTTATTCCACTTTCGGCAATAATTTTGTGAAGACAATGATCCGTCTTGGAAAAGAGCGTGACAGTCTGGGAGTTGTTTTCGACCAGATCGGAACCCCGACTTATGCTAATGACCTGGCACGTGCCATCTATACCATTATAAATAAAGGTATAGTCCGCGGCATCTACCATTTCAGCAATGAAGGCGTTTGTTCCTGGTATGATTTCACAGTGGCTATTCATCGCTTGGCAGGAATAACCTCCTGCAAAGTGAAACCTCTGCATACAGCCGAATATCCTGCAAAGGCCAACCGTCCGGCATACTCTGTACTTGATAAAACAAAAATAAAAACAACATTTGGCATCGAAATCCCCCATTGGGAGGAAAGTCTCCAACGATGCCTGGAGAAATTGGAAATTAAAAATTGA
- a CDS encoding DUF4924 family protein translates to MNQIAQQLKEKNIAEYLIYMWQEEDLIRANHCEPEEMEVNVIARYPADQQPAMREWYTNLITMMSEEGVREKGHLQINKNVIINLTELHNALASSPKFPFYSAAYFKALPFIVELRNKNGKKDEPELETCFEALYGVLLLRLQKKPISEGTAKAVEAITSFLSMLANYYDKDRKGELKLDE, encoded by the coding sequence ATGAATCAGATAGCACAACAACTGAAAGAGAAGAATATTGCCGAGTACCTTATATATATGTGGCAAGAGGAAGACTTGATCCGCGCCAATCATTGTGAACCGGAAGAGATGGAGGTAAATGTAATTGCCCGTTATCCGGCAGATCAGCAGCCTGCCATGAGAGAATGGTATACCAACCTGATTACGATGATGAGTGAGGAAGGAGTACGGGAAAAAGGTCATTTGCAGATTAATAAGAATGTGATTATCAATCTGACAGAATTGCATAACGCATTGGCTTCTTCTCCTAAATTTCCTTTTTACAGTGCCGCCTATTTCAAGGCATTGCCGTTTATAGTAGAATTACGGAATAAAAACGGCAAGAAAGACGAGCCCGAATTGGAGACCTGTTTTGAGGCGTTGTATGGAGTGCTCCTGCTTCGTCTTCAAAAAAAGCCTATCAGTGAAGGTACTGCTAAGGCAGTGGAAGCTATCACTAGTTTCCTTTCTATGTTGGCAAACTATTATGATAAAGACCGTAAAGGTGAATTAAAACTGGATGAATAA
- a CDS encoding LysE family translocator yields MIQIETIFDILVKGFIIGVVVSAPLGPVGVLCIQRTLNKGRWYGFVTGLGASLSDIAYALLTGYGMSFVFDYINKNIFYLQLLGSIMLLLFGIYTFRSNPVQSIRPASSSKGSYFHNFITAFFVTLSNPLIIFLFIGLFARFAFVQPGVLVFEEITGYVAIAIGALTWWLGITYFVNKVRTKFNLRGIWILNRVVGSIVMLVSLAGLIFTLLGESLY; encoded by the coding sequence ATGATTCAGATAGAGACAATATTCGATATATTAGTGAAAGGCTTTATTATTGGCGTTGTTGTGTCCGCACCCCTCGGTCCGGTGGGCGTATTATGCATCCAGAGGACTTTGAATAAGGGGCGTTGGTATGGATTTGTAACAGGTCTGGGAGCCTCTTTGAGCGATATAGCATACGCTTTGCTCACCGGCTACGGGATGAGCTTTGTGTTCGATTATATTAATAAGAATATTTTCTATCTGCAATTATTGGGGAGCATCATGCTACTCCTTTTTGGTATATATACCTTTCGTAGCAACCCGGTGCAGTCCATTCGTCCGGCTTCCTCCAGCAAAGGTTCTTATTTCCATAACTTTATTACCGCATTTTTCGTCACTCTCTCCAATCCCTTGATAATCTTTCTGTTTATCGGACTTTTCGCCCGTTTTGCCTTTGTGCAGCCGGGGGTTCTGGTGTTCGAAGAGATTACAGGATATGTTGCTATTGCTATAGGGGCATTGACCTGGTGGTTGGGGATTACTTACTTTGTGAACAAAGTGCGCACTAAATTCAACTTGCGTGGTATCTGGATACTGAATCGTGTTGTAGGAAGTATTGTAATGCTGGTATCCCTTGCCGGACTGATTTTTACTTTGTTGGGAGAATCACTTTATTAA
- the purL gene encoding phosphoribosylformylglycinamidine synthase, with protein MILFFRTPSKSVIAVESNHQLTPDESNKLCWLFGEAVMESEENLKGCFVGPRREMITPWSTNAVEITQNMGLEDISRIEEYFPVKDENADYDPMLQRMYKGLDQNVFTTNRQPEPIIYIEDLEVYNEKEGLALSKEEMDYLKKVEKDLGRKLTDSEVFGFAQINSEHCRHKIFGGTFIIDGVEQESSLFQMIKKTTQENPNKIISAYKDNVAFAEGPVVEQFAPADHSKPDFFQVKDIKSVISLKAETHNFPTTVEPFNGASTGTGGEIRDRMGGGKGSWPIAGTAVYMTSYPRTDEGREWEEILPVRKWLYQTPEQILIKASNGASDFGNKFGQPLICGSVLTFEHTENKEVYGYDKVIMLAGGVGYGTQRDCLKGTPEAGNKVVVIGGDNYRIGLGGGSVSSVDTGRYSSGIELNAVQRANAEMQKRANNVVRALCEEEVNPVVSIHDHGSAGHVNCLSELVEECGGLIDMSKLPIGDKTLSAKEIIANESQERMGLLIKEEAIEHVRKIAERERAPMYVVGETTGDHRFAFQQADGVRPFDLAVEQMFGSSPKTYMVDKTVERHYEMPKYELSKLHEYLTNVLQLEAVACKDWLTNKVDRSVTGKVARQQCQGELQLPLSDCGVVALDYRGEKGIATSIGHAPQAALADPAAGSILSVSEALTNLVWAPMAEGMDSISLSANWMWPCRSQEGEDARLYTAVKALSDFCCALQINVPTGKDSLSMTQKYPNGEKVISPGTVIVSAGGEVSDVKKVVSPVLVNNEKTTLYHIDFSFDELKLGGSAFAQSLGKVGDEVPCVQDAEYFRDAFLAVQELVNKGLILAGHDISAGGLITTLLEMCFSNVEGGMEISLDKMKEQDIVKILFAENPGIVIQISDKHKDEVKKILEDAGVGYIKLGKPTDERHILVSKDGATYQFGIDYMRDVWYSSSYLLDRKQSMNGCAKARFENYKMQPVEFAFMPEFKGKLSQYGITPDRRTPSGIRAAIIREKGTNGEREMAYSLYLAGFDVKDVTMTDLISGRETLEDVNMIVYCGGFSNSDVLGSAKGWAGAFLFNPKAKEALDKFYAREDTLSLGVCNGCQLMMELNLINPELKKKGKMLHNNSHKFESRFLGLTIPTNRSVMFGSLSGSKLGIWVAHGEGKFSLPYDEDKYNVVAKYSYDEYPGNPNGSDYSIAALASADGRHLAIMPHLERSIFPWQNGCYPADRKNSDQVTPWIEAFVNARKWVEAKMK; from the coding sequence ATGATTCTTTTTTTCAGAACCCCTTCCAAGAGCGTGATTGCCGTAGAGAGCAACCATCAGCTCACCCCTGACGAAAGTAATAAACTCTGCTGGCTTTTTGGCGAAGCCGTGATGGAAAGTGAAGAAAACCTGAAAGGCTGTTTCGTTGGCCCACGCCGCGAAATGATCACTCCCTGGAGTACAAACGCAGTAGAAATCACCCAAAACATGGGGCTCGAAGACATAAGCCGCATCGAGGAGTACTTCCCTGTTAAGGACGAAAATGCCGATTACGACCCGATGCTCCAACGCATGTACAAAGGACTCGACCAAAACGTATTCACGACAAACCGTCAGCCGGAACCAATCATCTACATTGAAGATCTCGAAGTGTACAACGAAAAAGAAGGTTTGGCTCTTTCCAAAGAAGAAATGGACTACCTGAAGAAAGTAGAAAAGGACCTCGGACGGAAGCTGACCGACTCTGAAGTATTCGGTTTCGCACAAATCAACTCCGAACACTGCCGCCACAAAATTTTCGGCGGAACGTTTATCATCGACGGTGTAGAGCAGGAATCTTCCCTGTTCCAGATGATTAAAAAGACTACACAGGAAAATCCGAATAAAATAATCTCTGCTTATAAAGATAACGTAGCCTTCGCTGAAGGTCCGGTTGTGGAACAATTTGCTCCGGCAGATCATTCAAAACCTGATTTCTTCCAAGTAAAGGACATCAAGAGTGTTATCTCACTGAAAGCGGAAACTCATAACTTCCCTACTACTGTTGAGCCATTCAATGGTGCTTCTACCGGTACCGGCGGTGAAATCCGCGACCGTATGGGTGGTGGTAAAGGTTCATGGCCGATTGCAGGTACTGCAGTCTACATGACTTCTTATCCGCGCACCGATGAAGGACGTGAATGGGAAGAAATACTTCCGGTACGCAAATGGTTGTACCAGACTCCGGAACAGATTCTTATCAAAGCATCCAACGGTGCTTCCGACTTCGGTAACAAGTTCGGCCAGCCGCTGATCTGCGGTTCGGTACTGACTTTCGAACATACAGAAAACAAAGAAGTTTATGGTTACGACAAAGTAATCATGCTTGCCGGCGGTGTGGGTTACGGCACACAACGTGACTGTCTGAAAGGCACACCGGAAGCAGGAAACAAAGTGGTGGTAATCGGTGGTGACAACTATCGTATCGGACTAGGTGGCGGTTCTGTATCTTCTGTAGATACCGGTCGTTACAGCAGTGGTATCGAGTTGAATGCCGTACAACGTGCTAATGCTGAAATGCAGAAACGTGCCAACAACGTAGTACGTGCTCTTTGTGAAGAAGAGGTGAATCCGGTGGTTTCTATCCACGATCACGGCTCTGCCGGACACGTAAACTGTCTGTCCGAACTAGTGGAAGAATGTGGTGGTTTAATCGATATGAGCAAATTGCCTATCGGCGATAAGACTTTGTCGGCAAAAGAAATCATCGCCAACGAGAGCCAGGAACGTATGGGGCTATTGATTAAAGAAGAAGCCATCGAACATGTACGTAAGATTGCCGAACGCGAACGCGCTCCGATGTACGTAGTCGGTGAAACAACCGGCGATCATCGTTTCGCCTTCCAACAGGCTGACGGTGTACGTCCGTTTGATCTTGCTGTAGAGCAGATGTTCGGTTCTTCTCCCAAGACATATATGGTAGACAAAACCGTGGAACGTCATTACGAAATGCCGAAATACGAATTGTCTAAATTACATGAATATCTGACGAATGTATTGCAGCTTGAAGCTGTAGCCTGCAAAGACTGGTTGACGAATAAGGTAGACCGTTCAGTAACAGGTAAAGTGGCTCGTCAGCAATGCCAGGGTGAACTTCAGTTACCGTTGAGCGACTGCGGTGTCGTAGCACTCGACTACCGTGGCGAGAAAGGTATCGCTACCTCTATCGGACATGCTCCGCAAGCAGCATTGGCTGATCCGGCTGCCGGCTCTATTCTTTCTGTATCCGAAGCGCTGACCAATCTTGTTTGGGCTCCAATGGCGGAAGGTATGGATAGCATTTCACTGTCTGCCAACTGGATGTGGCCTTGCCGCTCTCAAGAAGGTGAAGATGCCCGTCTTTACACAGCTGTAAAAGCTTTAAGCGATTTCTGTTGCGCGCTGCAGATCAATGTTCCTACCGGAAAAGACTCTCTATCTATGACACAGAAGTATCCGAACGGCGAGAAAGTGATTTCTCCGGGAACTGTGATTGTTTCTGCCGGTGGTGAAGTTTCCGACGTGAAGAAAGTGGTATCTCCGGTATTGGTTAACAATGAAAAGACTACGCTTTATCATATTGACTTCAGCTTCGATGAACTGAAACTGGGTGGTTCGGCTTTTGCACAATCTCTGGGTAAAGTTGGTGACGAAGTACCTTGCGTACAAGATGCCGAATATTTCCGTGATGCTTTCCTTGCCGTACAGGAACTTGTCAACAAAGGATTGATTCTTGCAGGACACGATATCTCTGCCGGTGGTTTGATCACTACATTGCTCGAAATGTGCTTCTCTAATGTAGAAGGCGGTATGGAAATCAGCCTCGACAAGATGAAAGAACAGGATATCGTTAAGATTCTGTTTGCTGAAAATCCGGGTATCGTTATCCAGATCAGCGACAAGCATAAGGATGAAGTGAAGAAGATTCTGGAAGATGCAGGCGTAGGCTATATAAAGCTGGGTAAACCGACTGACGAACGCCACATTTTGGTATCTAAAGACGGTGCTACTTACCAGTTTGGTATCGATTATATGCGTGACGTATGGTATTCTTCTTCTTACCTGCTCGACCGCAAACAATCTATGAACGGTTGCGCAAAAGCACGTTTTGAAAACTATAAGATGCAACCTGTTGAATTCGCTTTCATGCCGGAATTCAAAGGTAAGCTTTCTCAATACGGTATCACTCCGGATCGTCGTACCCCAAGCGGTATCCGTGCGGCTATCATCCGTGAGAAGGGTACAAACGGTGAGCGCGAAATGGCTTACTCACTCTATTTGGCAGGTTTCGACGTAAAAGACGTTACAATGACCGACCTCATCAGCGGACGCGAAACACTGGAAGACGTAAACATGATCGTTTACTGCGGTGGTTTCTCTAACTCCGATGTACTGGGTTCTGCTAAAGGATGGGCAGGCGCATTCCTGTTCAACCCGAAAGCTAAAGAAGCATTGGATAAATTTTATGCACGCGAAGATACATTGTCATTGGGTGTCTGCAACGGTTGCCAGCTGATGATGGAACTCAATCTTATCAACCCGGAACTGAAGAAGAAAGGAAAAATGCTACATAACAATTCACACAAATTCGAATCACGCTTCCTTGGTCTTACTATCCCGACTAACCGCAGTGTGATGTTCGGCTCTTTAAGTGGAAGCAAACTGGGTATCTGGGTAGCTCACGGAGAAGGAAAATTCTCTTTGCCATATGACGAAGATAAATATAATGTAGTAGCGAAGTATAGCTATGATGAATATCCGGGCAATCCGAACGGTTCCGATTATTCTATCGCAGCACTGGCCAGCGCAGACGGACGCCACTTGGCTATCATGCCTCACTTGGAACGTTCCATCTTCCCATGGCAGAACGGTTGCTATCCGGCCGACCGCAAGAACAGCGATCAGGTTACTCCATGGATAGAAGCGTTTGTCAATGCCCGCAAGTGGGTGGAAGCGAAAATGAAATAA